A genomic region of Xanthomonas campestris pv. phormiicola contains the following coding sequences:
- a CDS encoding L-fuconate dehydratase encodes MSKIVALETFDVRFPTSRELDGSDAMNPDPDYSAAYLRLRTDADDGLAGYGLVFTIGRGNDVQSAAIAALSHHVVGRDVEAVIGDLGGFARSLTDDSQLRWLGPEKGVMHMAIGGVINAAWDMAARRAGKPLWRYIAELSPEQLVATIDFRYLTDALTPDEALAMLRVAEPLRAERLQTLLEQGYPAYTTSPGWLGYSDEKLVRLAREAVADGFRTIKLKVGANVQDDIRRCRLARAAIGPDIAMAVDANQRWDVGPAIAWMRQLAEFDIAWIEEPTSPDDVLGHAAIRQGIAPVPVSTGEHTQNRVVFKQLLQAGAVDLIQIDAARVGGVNENLAILLLAAKFGVRVFPHAGGVGLCELVQHLAMADFVAITGRMEDRAIEFVDHLHQHFVDPVRIEHGRYLAPTLPGFSAEMRAQSVTQYLYPDGPFWSADLAAQQG; translated from the coding sequence ATGAGCAAAATCGTTGCCCTCGAGACCTTCGACGTGCGTTTCCCCACTTCGCGCGAACTGGATGGTTCCGATGCGATGAATCCGGATCCGGACTACTCGGCCGCCTACCTGCGCCTGCGCACCGACGCCGACGACGGCTTGGCCGGCTACGGCCTGGTGTTCACCATCGGCCGCGGCAACGACGTGCAGAGCGCGGCGATCGCGGCGCTGTCGCACCATGTGGTCGGGCGCGACGTGGAGGCGGTGATCGGCGACCTGGGCGGCTTCGCGCGCAGCCTCACCGACGATTCGCAGTTGCGTTGGCTGGGCCCGGAGAAGGGTGTGATGCACATGGCCATCGGCGGCGTCATCAACGCCGCCTGGGACATGGCCGCGCGCCGCGCCGGCAAGCCGCTGTGGCGCTACATCGCCGAGCTGTCGCCGGAACAGCTGGTGGCCACCATCGACTTCCGCTACCTCACCGACGCGCTGACCCCGGACGAAGCGCTGGCCATGCTGCGCGTGGCCGAACCGCTGCGCGCCGAACGCCTGCAGACGCTGCTCGAACAGGGCTATCCGGCCTACACCACCTCGCCCGGCTGGCTCGGCTACTCCGACGAGAAACTGGTGCGCCTGGCCAGGGAAGCGGTGGCCGACGGCTTCCGCACGATCAAGCTCAAGGTCGGCGCCAACGTGCAGGACGACATCCGCCGTTGTCGCCTGGCGCGCGCAGCGATCGGCCCGGACATCGCGATGGCGGTGGACGCCAACCAGCGCTGGGACGTGGGTCCGGCGATCGCCTGGATGCGCCAGCTGGCCGAATTCGACATCGCCTGGATCGAGGAGCCGACCAGCCCCGACGACGTGCTCGGCCACGCCGCGATCCGCCAGGGCATCGCGCCGGTGCCGGTGTCCACCGGCGAGCACACCCAGAACCGGGTGGTGTTCAAGCAATTGCTGCAGGCCGGCGCGGTGGACCTGATCCAGATCGACGCCGCGCGCGTGGGCGGGGTCAACGAGAACCTGGCGATCCTGCTGCTGGCGGCGAAGTTCGGCGTGCGCGTGTTCCCGCATGCCGGTGGCGTCGGCCTGTGCGAACTGGTGCAGCACCTGGCGATGGCCGACTTCGTCGCCATCACCGGCAGGATGGAGGACCGCGCGATCGAATTCGTCGACCACCTGCACCAGCACTTCGTCGATCCGGTGCGGATCGAACACGGCCGCTACCTGGCGCCGACGCTGCCGGGCTTCTCGGCCGAGATGCGCGCGCAGTCGGTCACCCAGTACCTGTATCCGGACGGCCCGTTCTGGAGCGCGGACCTGGCGGCGCAGCAGGGATAA
- a CDS encoding SDR family oxidoreductase: MTTSAFPPPQPPMSGRLQGKRCLITAAGAGIGRESALACARAGAQVLATDIDAAALQALAADSAAIVTQPLDVTDAAAIQALVAANAPFDVLFNCAGYVHQGSILDCDEPAWRRSFAINVDAMYYLCQAVLPGMLEQGRGSIVNMSSVASSIKGVPNRFAYGVTKAAVIGLSKAIAADYVAKGIRCNAICPGTIKTPSLGQRVKALGGDEQAVWKSFTDRQPMGRLGDPREIAQLVVYLASDESSFTTGQTHIIDGGWSN, from the coding sequence ATGACCACGTCCGCGTTTCCTCCCCCGCAACCGCCCATGAGCGGCCGGCTGCAAGGCAAGCGTTGCCTGATCACCGCCGCCGGTGCCGGCATCGGCCGCGAGAGCGCGCTGGCCTGCGCGCGCGCAGGCGCGCAGGTGCTGGCCACCGACATCGATGCCGCCGCGCTGCAGGCGCTGGCCGCCGACTCCGCCGCGATCGTCACGCAGCCGCTCGACGTCACCGACGCCGCGGCGATCCAGGCGCTGGTCGCGGCGAACGCGCCGTTCGACGTGCTGTTCAACTGCGCCGGCTATGTGCACCAGGGCAGCATCCTCGACTGCGACGAACCGGCGTGGCGGCGCTCGTTCGCGATCAACGTCGATGCGATGTACTACCTCTGCCAGGCGGTGTTGCCGGGCATGCTGGAACAGGGCCGCGGCAGCATCGTCAACATGTCCTCGGTGGCGTCCAGCATCAAGGGCGTGCCGAACCGCTTCGCCTACGGCGTGACCAAGGCCGCGGTGATCGGGCTGAGCAAGGCCATCGCCGCCGACTACGTGGCCAAGGGCATCCGTTGCAACGCGATCTGCCCGGGCACGATCAAGACCCCGTCGCTGGGGCAGCGGGTCAAGGCGCTGGGCGGCGACGAGCAGGCGGTGTGGAAGAGCTTCACCGACCGCCAGCCGATGGGCCGCCTCGGCGACCCGCGCGAGATCGCGCAGCTGGTGGTGTACCTGGCCTCGGACGAATCCTCGTTCACCACCGGGCAGACCCACATCATCGACGGCGGCTGGTCGAACTGA
- the fucP gene encoding L-fucose:H+ symporter permease, with the protein MHYSSDTATAAPGSLARTAIVPLVLIVSLFFLWGMANNLNDILIKQFKKAFELSDLQAGLVQSAFYLGYFVFAIPAAMFMRRFSYKAAVVLGLLLYAAGAFLFYPAAQQHTYGLFLLALFVIASGLAFLETTANPLVTVLGPAAGAARRLNLAQAFNPLGSITGVLIGQHFILSGVEHTPQELAAMAPAARASFFATESAAVQTPYLIIGAVVVLWALLIGLTRFPVTRDSGAAASGGKAYFGALLRNRRFVFAVVAQFFYVGAQVGIWSFLIRYLQDAVPGTPEKTAASFLTISLVLFMAGRFIGTFLLRYVAPAVLLGAFALLNLLLCGVAIALPGWTGLYALVASSAFMSVMFPTIFALGLDGLNDDARKLGSSLIVMSIIGGAALTAVMGALSDRAGIHWAMTVPALCFAVILVFASYAHDRAAAAHAAAAGA; encoded by the coding sequence ATGCACTACAGCAGCGACACCGCAACAGCGGCGCCCGGCAGCCTGGCGCGCACCGCCATCGTGCCCCTGGTCCTGATCGTCAGCCTGTTCTTTCTGTGGGGCATGGCGAACAACCTCAACGACATCCTGATCAAGCAGTTCAAGAAGGCCTTCGAACTGTCCGACCTGCAGGCCGGGCTGGTGCAGAGCGCGTTCTACCTGGGCTACTTCGTGTTCGCGATCCCGGCGGCGATGTTCATGCGCCGCTTCAGCTACAAGGCGGCGGTGGTGCTCGGCCTGCTGCTGTACGCGGCCGGCGCGTTCCTGTTCTACCCGGCCGCGCAGCAGCACACCTACGGCTTGTTCCTGCTGGCGCTGTTCGTGATCGCCAGCGGCCTGGCGTTCCTGGAAACCACCGCCAATCCGCTGGTCACCGTGCTCGGCCCGGCCGCAGGCGCGGCGCGGCGGCTGAACCTGGCGCAGGCGTTCAATCCGCTGGGTTCGATCACCGGCGTGCTGATCGGCCAGCACTTCATCCTGTCCGGCGTGGAGCACACGCCGCAGGAACTGGCGGCGATGGCGCCGGCCGCACGCGCGAGCTTCTTCGCCACCGAATCGGCGGCGGTGCAGACGCCGTATCTGATCATCGGCGCGGTGGTGGTGCTGTGGGCGCTGCTGATCGGGTTGACCCGCTTCCCGGTCACCCGCGACAGCGGCGCCGCGGCCAGCGGCGGCAAGGCCTATTTCGGCGCGCTGCTGCGCAACCGCCGCTTCGTGTTCGCGGTGGTCGCGCAGTTCTTCTACGTCGGCGCGCAGGTCGGCATCTGGAGCTTCCTGATCCGCTACCTGCAGGACGCGGTGCCGGGCACCCCGGAAAAGACCGCGGCCAGCTTCCTGACCATTTCGCTAGTGCTGTTCATGGCCGGCCGCTTCATCGGCACCTTCCTGCTGCGCTACGTGGCGCCGGCGGTGTTGCTGGGCGCGTTCGCGCTGCTCAACCTGCTGCTGTGCGGGGTGGCGATCGCGCTGCCGGGCTGGACCGGGCTGTATGCGCTGGTGGCCAGCAGCGCGTTCATGTCGGTGATGTTCCCGACCATCTTCGCGCTGGGCCTGGACGGGTTGAACGACGACGCGCGCAAGCTCGGCTCGTCGCTGATCGTGATGTCGATCATCGGCGGCGCCGCGCTGACCGCCGTGATGGGCGCATTGTCCGACCGCGCCGGCATCCATTGGGCGATGACGGTGCCGGCGCTGTGCTTCGCGGTGATCCTGGTGTTCGCGTCCTATGCGCACGACCGCGCGGCCGCGGCGCACGCGGCCGCCGCGGGAGCCTGA
- a CDS encoding fumarylacetoacetate hydrolase family protein: MKLLRYGEPGHERPALLDADGHLRDLSAIIDDVAGEHLTAAGLDTLRALDPATLPRVQGEVRYGPAVGRVGKFICVGLNYADHAAESGMAVPEMPVLFMKATTAISGPNDTVVIPRGSKKSDWEVELGVVIGDIARDVSREDALKHVAGYAVINDLSEREFQLEHGGQWVKGKSCDGFGPLGPWLVTADEVADPQNLSMWLEVNGHRYQNGSTRTMVFGVAELVSHISRYMTLMPGDVISTGTPPGVGLGQKPPIYLKPGDVMALGIEGLGEQRQAVVAHPRDAS; the protein is encoded by the coding sequence ATGAAACTGCTGCGCTATGGCGAACCCGGCCACGAACGTCCGGCCCTGCTCGACGCCGATGGTCACCTGCGCGACCTGTCCGCGATCATCGACGACGTCGCCGGCGAGCACCTCACCGCCGCCGGCCTGGACACGCTGCGTGCGCTCGACCCGGCCACGCTGCCCAGGGTGCAAGGCGAGGTGCGCTACGGGCCGGCCGTGGGCCGCGTCGGCAAGTTCATCTGCGTCGGCCTGAACTACGCCGACCACGCCGCCGAGTCGGGCATGGCGGTGCCGGAGATGCCGGTGCTGTTCATGAAGGCCACCACCGCGATCAGCGGCCCCAACGATACCGTGGTGATCCCGCGCGGCTCGAAGAAGAGCGACTGGGAAGTGGAGCTGGGCGTGGTGATCGGCGACATCGCCCGCGACGTATCGCGGGAAGACGCGCTCAAGCACGTCGCCGGCTACGCGGTGATCAACGACCTGTCCGAGCGCGAGTTCCAGCTCGAGCACGGCGGCCAGTGGGTCAAGGGCAAGAGCTGCGATGGCTTCGGCCCGCTCGGCCCGTGGCTGGTCACTGCCGACGAAGTGGCGGACCCGCAGAACCTGTCGATGTGGCTGGAGGTCAACGGCCATCGCTACCAGAACGGCAGCACGCGCACGATGGTGTTCGGCGTGGCCGAGCTGGTCAGCCACATCAGCCGCTACATGACGCTGATGCCGGGCGACGTGATCAGCACCGGCACCCCGCCGGGCGTGGGCCTGGGGCAGAAGCCGCCGATCTACCTCAAGCCGGGCGACGTGATGGCGCTGGGCATCGAGGGCCTGGGCGAGCAGCGCCAGGCCGTGGTCGCCCACCCGCGCGACGCAAGCTAA
- a CDS encoding L-rhamnose mutarotase, whose translation MPRHCYLLDLHDDPALIAEYERWHRADTVWPEIVASIRAAGIRELDIHRCGDRLVMLMEVDEDYSPAAKAAADAADPRVQAWEELMWRFQKPLPGSAPGEKWREALQIFSLQAALAEQARMQEPS comes from the coding sequence ATGCCGCGCCATTGCTATCTGCTCGACCTGCACGACGATCCGGCGCTGATCGCCGAATACGAACGCTGGCATCGCGCCGACACGGTGTGGCCGGAGATCGTCGCCTCGATCCGTGCCGCCGGCATCCGCGAGCTGGACATCCACCGCTGCGGCGACCGCCTGGTGATGCTGATGGAGGTGGACGAGGACTATTCGCCCGCGGCCAAGGCCGCGGCCGACGCGGCCGATCCGCGCGTGCAGGCGTGGGAAGAGCTGATGTGGCGCTTCCAGAAGCCGCTGCCGGGTTCGGCGCCGGGCGAGAAGTGGCGCGAGGCATTGCAGATCTTTTCGCTGCAGGCGGCGCTAGCGGAGCAGGCGCGGATGCAGGAGCCAAGCTGA
- a CDS encoding IclR family transcriptional regulator: MTTPPPKYRAPALDKGLDILELLARDARPMTMSEISQGIGRSRGEIFRMLQVLEERGYLTKGPGEGGYVLTNRLFMLGMQQPQVQNVTEAALPVMRRLADAIRQPCHLVAPSDDQIVVIAQMDVPSDLGLVVRPGHRRPLAHSTSGLVLFAFQHEDAQARLLQRLDAGDVAYDRVAFLAAAAQVRALGYSIHPSEAVVGVIDLTAPILQQGSAIYTLTVPFIERRPQEIDAQAAMQAVCVAAAEISAALTYSSPRAAGAVG, translated from the coding sequence ATGACCACGCCCCCGCCCAAGTACCGTGCTCCCGCCCTGGACAAGGGCCTGGATATCCTGGAACTGCTGGCGCGCGACGCGCGGCCGATGACGATGAGCGAGATCTCGCAGGGCATCGGCCGCTCGCGCGGCGAGATCTTCCGCATGCTGCAGGTGCTGGAAGAGCGCGGCTACCTGACCAAGGGGCCGGGCGAGGGCGGCTATGTGCTGACCAACCGCCTGTTCATGCTCGGCATGCAGCAACCGCAGGTGCAGAACGTCACCGAGGCGGCGCTGCCGGTGATGCGCCGGCTGGCCGATGCGATCCGCCAGCCCTGCCACCTGGTGGCGCCGTCGGACGACCAGATCGTGGTCATCGCGCAGATGGACGTGCCCAGCGACCTGGGCCTGGTGGTGCGCCCCGGCCATCGCCGCCCGCTCGCCCATTCCACCTCCGGCCTGGTGCTGTTCGCGTTCCAGCACGAAGACGCGCAGGCGCGGCTGCTGCAGCGCCTGGACGCCGGCGACGTGGCCTACGACCGTGTCGCGTTCCTCGCCGCCGCCGCGCAGGTGCGCGCGCTGGGCTACAGCATCCATCCCAGCGAGGCGGTGGTCGGGGTGATCGACCTGACCGCGCCGATCCTGCAGCAGGGCAGCGCCATCTACACGCTCACCGTGCCCTTCATCGAACGCCGCCCGCAGGAAATCGACGCGCAGGCGGCGATGCAGGCGGTGTGCGTGGCGGCGGCGGAGATCAGTGCGGCGCTGACTTACAGTTCGCCGCGCGCCGCTGGTGCAGTTGGGTGA